The Acidicapsa acidisoli genome contains a region encoding:
- a CDS encoding cytochrome c-type biogenesis protein: MRFLNGRVLDPILCAKSPKGWGTQISRFSNIRPKFSGPLARVAQALLVACVVCFSVGATDPQARFNDLGHKMMCTCGCGQVLLECNHVGCTVSGGMRDELTAGLATGMNDSLILQSFVQKYGATVLAAPTTQGFDLVAWIMPFLVAAVALVGTILLVRNWAKNQAQLVHVGADGKARPPGIGAEMRDRIRRETETD, translated from the coding sequence ATGCGGTTTCTTAACGGGCGTGTGTTGGACCCCATCCTTTGTGCAAAATCGCCCAAAGGATGGGGCACCCAGATTTCCAGATTCTCCAATATCCGGCCCAAATTTTCGGGACCGTTGGCTCGTGTGGCTCAGGCCCTGCTGGTCGCTTGCGTGGTTTGTTTTTCTGTGGGGGCGACTGATCCGCAGGCTCGGTTTAACGATCTTGGCCACAAGATGATGTGCACCTGCGGGTGCGGCCAGGTGCTGCTGGAGTGTAACCATGTGGGCTGCACGGTTTCGGGTGGAATGCGGGATGAGTTGACCGCGGGCCTCGCCACGGGCATGAACGACAGCCTGATCCTGCAGAGTTTTGTGCAGAAATACGGGGCGACGGTGCTGGCTGCTCCGACGACTCAGGGGTTTGATCTGGTGGCCTGGATCATGCCGTTTCTGGTTGCAGCCGTTGCCCTGGTGGGAACGATTCTGCTGGTGCGGAACTGGGCGAAGAATCAGGCCCAGCTCGTGCATGTTGGGGCAGATGGCAAGGCTCGACCGCCGGGTATTGGAGCCGAAATGCGGGACCGGATTCGCAGGGAAACGGAGACGGATTAA
- a CDS encoding peptidase associated/transthyretin-like domain-containing protein yields the protein MNSKTFFCLRVSALAMLAAGSLAFAGTITGTVTNMTTNKPAGGDKVSLLSLSAGLEELSSTKTDASGQFKLTTPSSDAPFLIKVEHQKGAYFKNMPPGAVNAVITVYDVAAKVGGVSTEADVLRIEADNGQLKITENYFVKNVSSPPRTESSEHTYEVVIPPDATLEGAATVGPSNMPLAATPDPVSPKGHYAFSFPIRPNEGENGTRFQLTYHVPYSGSYKFTPKLMQATDNLAIMVPKSMKFEPGAGTSYQTVPDNVSAQTFLARGVKPGQALEFTVSGTGAFPRDSQAGGPDGGGAAGGGAGPQAGEDTAAQGGPGGKPGGGLGNPIDTPDPLSKYKYWILGGLALVLAAAAAFLLRKPAVAAVPASPVGAAPLPAEPQIAAFAAPSGKKKSQLLLDALKEELFAIESEKVAGKLSLEEYSEVKSALEIVLRHALSRQ from the coding sequence TTGAATTCAAAGACTTTCTTTTGTCTGCGGGTCTCTGCGCTCGCGATGCTGGCTGCTGGTTCCCTTGCATTTGCGGGGACGATTACCGGTACCGTTACGAACATGACAACGAACAAGCCTGCTGGTGGAGACAAGGTTTCACTGCTGAGTCTCTCCGCCGGGCTGGAAGAGTTGAGCAGCACGAAGACAGACGCGAGTGGACAATTCAAGCTCACGACGCCTTCTTCTGATGCGCCTTTTCTGATCAAGGTGGAACATCAGAAGGGCGCGTATTTCAAGAACATGCCGCCAGGAGCGGTCAACGCCGTTATCACCGTGTATGACGTGGCGGCGAAGGTAGGGGGCGTCTCGACGGAAGCCGATGTGCTGCGGATTGAAGCTGACAACGGGCAGTTAAAGATTACGGAGAACTACTTCGTCAAGAACGTCTCTTCCCCGCCCCGGACGGAGTCGAGCGAGCACACGTATGAAGTTGTGATTCCGCCGGATGCGACGCTGGAGGGCGCGGCGACCGTTGGTCCAAGCAACATGCCGCTGGCGGCGACTCCCGATCCCGTCAGTCCGAAGGGACACTATGCGTTTTCGTTTCCGATTCGGCCGAATGAGGGCGAGAACGGAACGCGCTTTCAGTTGACGTACCACGTGCCGTATTCGGGCAGCTACAAGTTCACGCCGAAGCTGATGCAGGCGACCGATAATCTGGCGATCATGGTGCCGAAGAGCATGAAGTTCGAGCCCGGCGCGGGCACGAGCTATCAGACGGTTCCGGACAATGTGAGCGCTCAGACCTTTCTGGCGCGGGGTGTAAAGCCGGGTCAGGCATTGGAATTTACGGTTTCAGGTACGGGCGCGTTTCCGCGAGATTCGCAGGCGGGCGGACCGGATGGCGGTGGTGCTGCTGGTGGCGGAGCGGGTCCGCAGGCGGGTGAGGACACCGCGGCGCAGGGTGGGCCTGGTGGGAAGCCTGGGGGTGGATTGGGGAATCCGATCGACACGCCGGACCCATTGAGCAAGTACAAGTACTGGATTCTGGGCGGGCTGGCGCTGGTGCTGGCGGCTGCGGCGGCTTTCCTGCTGCGCAAGCCGGCTGTGGCTGCCGTTCCAGCGTCCCCGGTGGGCGCTGCCCCATTGCCGGCTGAGCCGCAGATCGCGGCGTTTGCCGCGCCGAGCGGAAAAAAGAAGAGCCAACTGCTGCTGGATGCACTGAAGGAGGAGCTGTTTGCTATCGAGAGCGAGAAGGTGGCCGGAAAGCTTTCTCTGGAAGAATATTCTGAAGTTAAGTCGGCGTTGGAGATTGTGCTGCGTCATGCTTTGAGCCGGCAGTGA
- a CDS encoding DUF4149 domain-containing protein, giving the protein MKTLIRTLILLSLIVWLGAEIFFPAIAAITFGQLAPDTHAAGQIVGALLRIMHWMGLVCGIVLLALLALAPAWGIFKSRSVLAPMVLVLLMVGLTAYSQFSIIPAMERDRVAAGGVIDAAPADNPARIDFNVLHARSTNVEGTVLLLGITVVALVAYAESAAANRV; this is encoded by the coding sequence ATGAAGACGCTGATTCGAACGCTGATTTTGCTGTCCCTGATCGTCTGGCTAGGCGCGGAGATCTTTTTTCCTGCTATTGCGGCGATTACATTTGGGCAGCTTGCGCCGGATACGCATGCGGCTGGTCAGATTGTTGGCGCGCTGCTGCGTATTATGCACTGGATGGGACTGGTCTGCGGAATTGTGCTGCTGGCGTTGCTGGCGTTGGCCCCCGCCTGGGGTATTTTCAAGTCGCGCTCGGTATTAGCGCCGATGGTGCTGGTATTGCTGATGGTTGGGCTGACGGCTTATTCGCAATTCAGCATTATTCCGGCAATGGAGCGGGATCGCGTTGCGGCAGGCGGTGTGATTGACGCGGCTCCCGCAGACAACCCCGCGCGGATTGACTTCAATGTCCTGCACGCGCGCAGTACGAACGTAGAGGGCACGGTGCTGCTGCTGGGGATTACGGTGGTGGCGCTGGTGGCATACGCCGAGAGTGCAGCGGCCAATCGTGTCTAA
- a CDS encoding ZIP family metal transporter, whose product MLKLSLFLGTVAALADIAGGLVLVKAKGVQRYLRYFVALGAGFLMATSVLEMLPESLKLDAKLAPVLVMAGYCALHFLEHTIVAHFHFGEETHHGEFVSTHTSYSVLGGLAVHSVFDGVAIGSGFAINSLLGWLIFMAIFLHKAPEGFTMASVMLASGSSRRTALYSAVALAGATLVGVLVIGLVPQLVRYGLPVSAGVALYVAATDLVPEVNREPGVKMALVFFAGVAGFLLLRMLMPSI is encoded by the coding sequence ATGCTTAAACTTTCTTTATTTCTCGGTACGGTTGCGGCGCTGGCGGATATTGCCGGCGGTCTGGTGTTGGTCAAAGCAAAAGGCGTCCAGCGCTATCTGCGGTATTTTGTTGCGCTGGGCGCGGGCTTTCTGATGGCCACATCCGTGCTCGAAATGCTGCCGGAGAGTTTGAAACTGGATGCGAAGCTGGCACCTGTGCTGGTGATGGCGGGCTACTGTGCTTTGCACTTTCTGGAACACACCATCGTCGCGCATTTTCACTTTGGCGAAGAGACGCATCATGGCGAATTCGTTTCGACGCATACCAGCTACTCGGTGCTGGGTGGGCTGGCAGTGCATTCTGTGTTTGATGGCGTGGCCATCGGATCGGGATTTGCGATCAACAGCCTGCTTGGCTGGCTGATTTTTATGGCGATCTTTCTGCACAAGGCTCCTGAGGGATTCACGATGGCTTCGGTAATGCTGGCCAGCGGCAGCAGCCGGCGGACGGCGCTCTATTCTGCCGTGGCGCTGGCAGGGGCGACGCTGGTTGGGGTGCTGGTGATTGGACTGGTGCCGCAACTGGTGCGGTATGGGTTGCCGGTTTCGGCGGGTGTGGCGCTTTACGTGGCGGCGACGGATCTGGTGCCGGAGGTGAATCGCGAGCCGGGGGTGAAGATGGCGCTGGTTTTCTTTGCCGGGGTGGCTGGGTTTCTACTGTTGCGGATGTTGATGCCATCGATTTGA
- a CDS encoding response regulator — protein sequence MEKILLVDDNPLRASMRKSLLEGSAPDVVRALDASEALCLVESPEFAQGLALVITGHAMKGISGPEFVAEFRSRMPAVPVLVLSAVPNAEQEYQGIPDVLVSQTTSPDELRSLARGLVVSRQKRTA from the coding sequence ATGGAGAAGATTTTGCTAGTGGACGACAATCCACTTCGGGCCTCAATGAGGAAATCGTTATTGGAGGGTAGCGCACCGGATGTGGTGCGAGCGCTGGATGCGTCTGAGGCGCTGTGCCTGGTGGAGTCGCCGGAGTTTGCGCAGGGGCTGGCGCTGGTGATTACCGGACATGCGATGAAAGGGATTTCAGGGCCAGAGTTTGTGGCGGAGTTTCGCAGCAGGATGCCGGCGGTCCCCGTGCTGGTTCTTAGTGCCGTGCCGAATGCGGAGCAGGAGTATCAGGGGATTCCGGATGTCCTGGTTTCGCAGACGACGTCACCGGATGAGCTGAGGTCGCTGGCGCGGGGGCTAGTGGTTTCCCGGCAGAAGCGAACGGCTTGA
- a CDS encoding universal stress protein has protein sequence MNDTPGNFLEGKVNRILVPVNFSPKTSLVLEHAIAVAHVYGASLLLMHVLNATAFVANSVPGATLEILQRSESALEELAESVRMQHIDCQILMRKGDLDTQIEQVIAEYRVDILVLGTQAASNFGGFALASTAERILRKTMIPVLTVADCRPVRKWVGEGHFHVFGVTDLSPESIRNFEYARALRRRLPVEYTLAHVLPKHATPERIEAATEQLHAVVQFADTKVEVLEGAIGPTICQASARAGADLIITSVRKHSVLREILLGHTLLEILYGASCPVLTIRME, from the coding sequence ATGAACGACACACCAGGCAACTTTCTCGAAGGCAAAGTAAACCGGATATTGGTTCCCGTAAATTTCTCGCCCAAGACATCCCTGGTCTTGGAACATGCGATCGCGGTAGCGCATGTCTACGGCGCATCCCTCCTGCTCATGCACGTCCTCAACGCGACAGCCTTCGTGGCAAACAGCGTCCCTGGAGCGACGCTCGAAATTCTCCAGCGCAGCGAATCGGCCCTCGAAGAACTCGCCGAGTCCGTCAGAATGCAGCACATCGATTGCCAGATACTGATGCGCAAGGGTGACCTCGACACCCAGATCGAGCAGGTTATCGCCGAATACCGGGTCGACATACTCGTTCTCGGAACGCAAGCCGCATCAAACTTCGGCGGATTCGCGCTTGCTTCGACCGCCGAACGCATTCTGCGCAAAACCATGATCCCTGTGCTGACTGTCGCCGACTGCCGCCCAGTCCGCAAATGGGTTGGCGAAGGTCATTTCCACGTCTTCGGCGTCACAGACCTCAGCCCCGAATCCATTCGGAACTTCGAATACGCCCGCGCCCTTCGACGTCGCTTGCCCGTCGAATACACCCTCGCGCATGTATTGCCGAAACACGCAACCCCGGAGCGAATCGAAGCCGCTACGGAGCAACTCCATGCGGTGGTGCAGTTCGCCGATACCAAAGTGGAAGTTCTGGAGGGTGCAATAGGCCCAACTATCTGCCAGGCCTCAGCCAGAGCTGGAGCAGATCTCATCATCACCAGCGTCAGGAAGCACTCCGTCCTGCGTGAGATCCTCCTCGGCCACACCCTGTTGGAGATTCTTTACGGAGCCAGCTGCCCGGTCCTGACCATCCGCATGGAATGA
- a CDS encoding AAA family ATPase: protein MKLTSVRVENFKSILDSNEVAIQSDVTCIVGKNESGKSAFLNALYRLRPVNASAKFEVKKQYPAWLDKRHRREGKVLDEAEPIHAEFLLSESETKSIAFKYGQGTLKSTSIVVSKSYNASVLYSFEWRVAQISISNNRGCPRSRL from the coding sequence ATGAAACTTACGAGTGTCCGAGTAGAGAACTTCAAGAGCATCCTCGACTCCAACGAGGTGGCCATCCAAAGCGATGTCACTTGCATAGTAGGGAAGAACGAATCAGGAAAGAGCGCGTTTCTGAATGCGCTCTACAGGCTCAGGCCAGTGAACGCGAGCGCGAAATTTGAGGTCAAGAAGCAATATCCAGCATGGCTCGACAAAAGACATCGCCGAGAGGGAAAAGTTCTCGACGAAGCAGAGCCAATTCACGCGGAGTTTCTACTGTCGGAAAGCGAAACAAAATCGATAGCATTCAAATATGGTCAAGGGACTCTAAAATCCACGTCAATCGTTGTGTCCAAATCCTATAATGCGTCTGTTTTATATTCATTCGAATGGCGGGTGGCCCAGATCTCAATAAGTAACAATCGAGGGTGCCCCAGGTCTCGCCTCTGA
- a CDS encoding heme lyase CcmF/NrfE family subunit, whose amino-acid sequence MAAFGSFALLIGLALAAYNLFAGGIALRLLAVGGLARVSPERLAETARRAGIAGFAAVTAAAFALSWSVFHNDFSIEYIVEHSNIALPAPYKFAALWSGQEGSLLLWAWLLAAYGFVLRLTHKSDVKLHAYAGTILAGVQVFFLLLLNFAAPPFSLVRGGVAPADGNGLNPLLQYPEMVIHPPMLYLGYVGFTVPFAFALGALMMRYPGEKWIHITRRWTMFTWMFLTIGIFLGMHWAYAVLGWGGYWGWDPVENASLMPWLTGTAFLHSVMMQEKRGMMKSWNVWLIFSTFMLSILGTLLTRAGLVSSVHAFAQSSIGNWFVAFLVLIAVVCIFTFVLQKDHLKSEHRVESLVSRESSFLFNNLVLLAACFTILWGTLFPVLSEYVEGTKTTLSGAYYSHIAIPIGVFLLLLTGVGPLLAWRASSFKSLRRNFILPGVAFGVTAIACIAVGLKPWADEGVFYSLMTFSLAAAVATAVASEFLRGAAVVRRQTGKDYLSSTILLVRRSTRRYGGYLVHFGVVIIFIGFAGYAFNRSAEKPMGPGDKMEIGPYTLVNLGNTQESNANYDSEFSLLDVYQNGKKVLAQSMAPEKRVYAVNGQPQTMVANHSTMQWDLYVVYEGRDSTTGLPIIKAFLNPLVMWIWVGLVVVVLGTLVALVPSLSPSRAAVAVPVPQPGPMQAAVGVTGGGD is encoded by the coding sequence ATGGCGGCATTTGGTAGTTTTGCTCTTCTGATTGGACTAGCGCTGGCGGCTTATAACCTGTTTGCCGGCGGAATTGCGCTGCGTCTCCTGGCTGTCGGCGGGCTGGCGAGGGTTTCGCCGGAGAGGCTGGCTGAGACGGCGCGGCGGGCGGGGATTGCCGGATTTGCGGCGGTTACGGCTGCGGCCTTTGCGCTGAGCTGGTCGGTCTTCCACAACGATTTTTCTATCGAATATATTGTCGAGCACTCGAATATCGCACTGCCCGCGCCGTATAAGTTCGCCGCGCTTTGGAGCGGGCAGGAGGGTTCGCTGCTGCTGTGGGCATGGTTGCTGGCGGCGTATGGGTTTGTGCTGCGACTGACGCATAAGAGCGACGTGAAGCTTCATGCCTATGCCGGAACGATTCTGGCCGGGGTGCAGGTCTTCTTTCTGCTGTTGCTGAACTTTGCCGCGCCGCCGTTTTCGCTGGTGCGGGGCGGGGTTGCGCCGGCGGATGGGAATGGCCTCAATCCCCTGCTGCAGTATCCGGAGATGGTGATTCATCCGCCGATGCTGTACCTGGGATATGTGGGATTCACGGTGCCGTTTGCGTTTGCACTGGGCGCGCTGATGATGCGGTATCCGGGTGAGAAGTGGATTCACATCACGCGGCGCTGGACGATGTTTACCTGGATGTTTCTGACCATCGGGATCTTCCTTGGTATGCACTGGGCATATGCGGTGCTGGGCTGGGGCGGGTACTGGGGTTGGGACCCGGTGGAAAATGCTTCGCTGATGCCGTGGCTGACGGGCACGGCTTTTCTGCATTCGGTGATGATGCAGGAGAAGCGCGGCATGATGAAAAGCTGGAATGTCTGGCTGATCTTCTCGACTTTCATGCTGTCGATTCTTGGGACGCTGCTGACGCGCGCGGGGCTGGTGAGTTCGGTTCATGCCTTTGCTCAGTCGTCGATCGGGAACTGGTTTGTGGCGTTCCTGGTGCTGATCGCTGTCGTCTGCATATTCACCTTTGTTTTGCAGAAGGATCATCTGAAGTCGGAGCATCGCGTCGAGTCGCTGGTGAGCCGGGAGTCGAGTTTTCTCTTCAATAATCTGGTGCTGCTGGCGGCCTGCTTCACGATTCTTTGGGGGACACTGTTTCCGGTGCTCTCGGAGTATGTGGAGGGGACGAAAACGACGCTCTCGGGCGCGTATTACAGCCACATTGCAATACCGATCGGCGTGTTTCTGCTGCTGCTGACAGGCGTTGGGCCGCTCTTGGCGTGGCGGGCATCGTCGTTCAAGAGCCTGCGGCGGAATTTTATTCTGCCCGGGGTTGCGTTTGGGGTGACGGCGATCGCCTGCATCGCGGTGGGGTTGAAGCCGTGGGCGGATGAGGGCGTTTTTTATTCGCTGATGACGTTTTCGCTGGCGGCGGCTGTGGCTACGGCGGTTGCTTCGGAGTTTCTGCGCGGGGCGGCGGTGGTACGGCGGCAGACGGGCAAGGATTATCTGTCGTCGACGATTCTGCTGGTTCGGAGGAGCACTCGGCGGTATGGCGGATACCTGGTGCACTTTGGCGTGGTGATCATCTTTATCGGATTTGCCGGTTATGCCTTCAATCGCAGCGCGGAAAAGCCAATGGGGCCGGGCGACAAGATGGAGATTGGGCCGTATACGCTGGTGAACCTCGGCAATACGCAGGAGTCGAACGCGAATTACGACTCGGAATTTTCGCTGCTGGATGTTTATCAGAACGGCAAGAAGGTGCTGGCCCAGTCGATGGCTCCCGAGAAGCGCGTTTACGCGGTGAACGGGCAGCCGCAGACGATGGTGGCCAACCACTCGACGATGCAGTGGGATTTATATGTGGTGTATGAGGGACGGGATTCGACGACCGGGTTGCCGATTATCAAGGCCTTCCTCAATCCTCTTGTGATGTGGATCTGGGTGGGGCTGGTTGTGGTGGTGCTTGGAACGCTGGTGGCGCTGGTGCCGAGTCTCAGCCCGTCGCGGGCTGCGGTGGCTGTACCGGTGCCGCAGCCTGGGCCGATGCAGGCTGCTGTGGGAGTGACTGGGGGCGGAGATTGA
- a CDS encoding YncE family protein yields MKQIVVAVLAALIPFAPYGLCAQDSTPLTQIRSTPLPEVTGGDFDHFAVDIRHERLYVVSEVYASIEVFGLKTGEHYQSVRGVVKSPRKIAFLEDKNQLMVLDAGGAACLFLDGHDLHLMGSVALEPGPDAGVYDPVSRIFYVGNGGRAAKADFSYISMISVDQQKVVGRVRVEASTLKTLVMDQAAQKLYATMRDKNQVAVVDLKTRTVEQTWSSPELHVDSAMAMDTLDQRVFVGNRNPGELVVLNARDGSVVATLKIGNVSDDMTYDATHHRIYITSEDGLDVVAQDAPNRYRVVQHIDTLGGKTSIYVPSFGRFFVVHTKGELAKEAGLQVFKVN; encoded by the coding sequence ATGAAACAAATCGTAGTTGCGGTGCTTGCCGCTTTGATCCCTTTCGCCCCTTATGGGTTGTGCGCTCAAGATTCGACTCCTCTTACTCAGATTCGATCCACGCCGCTGCCGGAAGTAACGGGTGGCGACTTCGATCACTTTGCGGTGGATATTCGTCATGAGCGGCTGTATGTGGTGTCTGAGGTCTATGCCTCGATTGAGGTCTTTGGCCTGAAGACGGGTGAACACTACCAGAGTGTCCGCGGGGTGGTGAAATCGCCGCGCAAAATTGCTTTCCTCGAAGACAAAAATCAATTGATGGTGCTCGATGCCGGTGGCGCGGCGTGTCTGTTCCTCGACGGGCACGATCTTCATCTCATGGGCAGCGTTGCGTTGGAGCCCGGGCCGGATGCAGGGGTCTATGATCCGGTGTCCCGGATTTTTTATGTGGGTAATGGGGGTCGCGCGGCGAAAGCTGACTTTTCCTATATCAGCATGATCTCGGTAGACCAGCAGAAAGTGGTGGGCCGCGTACGGGTGGAAGCCTCGACGCTCAAGACGCTGGTGATGGACCAGGCGGCGCAGAAGCTCTACGCGACGATGCGCGACAAAAACCAGGTGGCGGTGGTGGACCTGAAGACAAGGACTGTAGAGCAGACTTGGTCTTCGCCGGAGCTGCATGTGGACTCTGCGATGGCGATGGATACGCTGGATCAACGGGTGTTTGTGGGCAATCGCAATCCCGGTGAGTTGGTGGTGCTGAATGCGCGCGATGGTAGCGTGGTGGCGACGCTGAAGATCGGCAACGTCTCCGATGATATGACGTATGACGCGACGCACCATCGCATCTACATCACAAGCGAAGATGGGTTGGATGTGGTGGCGCAGGACGCCCCAAATCGGTACCGGGTGGTGCAGCATATCGATACTTTGGGAGGAAAGACTTCTATCTATGTACCATCGTTTGGACGATTTTTTGTGGTGCATACAAAGGGAGAGTTGGCAAAAGAGGCGGGATTGCAGGTATTCAAGGTGAATTAG
- a CDS encoding Clp protease N-terminal domain-containing protein yields the protein MFERYNEKARRVIFFARYEASEFGSPYIETEHLLLGLLRENKGVFTLILGLNLSEEEIRAAISELTTKRQKIATSIDLPLSDEALRILAYSAEEAERLRNKHIGPEHLLLGILREEKCLAARILRDRGIQLKKARSLIETGEKELAATRASDADAVVQGLATGHSIGIQILEAGSSDIQLRLPGRSRVPRIGESIRIRDGENAHHSYRIQDVVWELEPDHGNPGASFLKEVTLRVVKENAD from the coding sequence ATGTTTGAGCGATACAACGAAAAGGCCCGCCGCGTCATCTTTTTTGCCCGATACGAAGCCAGCGAGTTTGGTAGTCCCTACATCGAGACCGAGCATTTGCTACTTGGCCTGCTTCGGGAAAACAAGGGCGTCTTCACTTTGATTCTCGGCCTCAATCTCAGCGAGGAAGAGATTCGTGCTGCAATCTCTGAACTCACCACGAAACGGCAAAAGATCGCAACCAGCATCGACCTGCCCCTCTCCGACGAGGCCCTGCGCATCCTGGCCTATAGCGCCGAAGAGGCTGAGCGTCTTCGCAACAAGCACATCGGTCCCGAGCACCTCCTGCTGGGAATTCTGCGCGAGGAAAAGTGTCTCGCTGCTCGCATCCTGCGGGATCGAGGCATCCAACTCAAGAAGGCGCGCTCACTGATCGAAACTGGTGAAAAGGAACTTGCAGCCACCCGCGCAAGCGACGCAGACGCGGTGGTTCAGGGATTAGCAACCGGCCATTCCATCGGAATTCAGATACTGGAGGCAGGCTCCTCAGACATCCAGCTCAGGCTTCCAGGGCGCTCCAGGGTTCCACGCATCGGAGAGTCGATTCGCATCCGTGATGGAGAAAACGCTCACCACTCCTACAGGATTCAAGATGTCGTGTGGGAACTGGAGCCGGACCATGGCAACCCCGGCGCCTCCTTCTTGAAAGAAGTGACGCTGAGGGTCGTGAAAGAGAACGCGGACTAA
- the uvrB gene encoding excinuclease ABC subunit UvrB, with product MDFQLVTPYQPKGDQPKAISELVSGLAAGEQHQVLLGVTGSGKTFTMAKVIEELNRPALILAHNKTLAAQLYNEFKQFFPSNAVEYFVSYYDYYQPEAYIPAGDLYIEKEATINEELDKLRLSATRSLFERRDAIIVSSVSCIYGLGSPEAYYGMLLLLEKGQRIHRKDILRRLVEILYERNDHDFRRGTFRVRGDVIEVFPTYDENAYRIELFGDEIESLSQIDPLFGTVKQKYARLPIYPKSHYVVQPERKAQAIETIVAELADWEAELEKQGRMVEAQRIHQRVRFDLEMIKSMGYCHGIENYSRHFSGRLPGEPPPTLLDYFPRDFLLFVDESHVTIPQVHGMWFGDQSRKQNLVDYGFRLPSARDNRPLKFDEFENRINQTIYVSATPGPYELTKAAGVVVEQVIRPTGLIDPEVEIRPVKGQIDDLLGEIRDRAKRNERVLVTTLTKRMSEDLAGYYTEVGVRCRYMHSEIETLERIKILAGLRKGEYDVLIGINLLREGLDLPEVSLVAILDADKEGFLRSTGALIQTIGRAARNVEGRAILYADRMTDSMRRAIDETDRRREIQRAYNLEHGITPQSILSKLENSLAAILKAEYGDPLEEAAEGMPEFASQAELDKYLEGMEAQMREAAKKFEFEKAAKLRDTIKELRAKEFLFG from the coding sequence ATGGACTTTCAACTCGTTACGCCTTATCAGCCTAAGGGGGATCAGCCTAAGGCTATCTCGGAACTGGTGTCGGGGTTGGCTGCCGGGGAGCAGCACCAGGTTTTGCTGGGGGTTACCGGGTCGGGTAAGACTTTTACCATGGCCAAGGTGATCGAGGAGTTGAATCGGCCTGCGCTCATTCTGGCACATAACAAGACGTTGGCGGCGCAGCTTTATAACGAGTTCAAGCAGTTCTTCCCCTCGAACGCGGTCGAGTACTTTGTCAGTTATTACGACTATTATCAGCCGGAGGCTTATATTCCCGCCGGGGACTTATATATCGAGAAGGAAGCTACGATCAATGAGGAGTTGGACAAGCTTAGGCTATCGGCTACGCGAAGCTTGTTTGAGCGGCGGGATGCGATCATTGTCAGTTCGGTGAGCTGTATCTATGGTCTTGGTTCGCCGGAGGCTTACTACGGGATGTTGTTGTTGCTGGAAAAGGGGCAGCGAATTCACCGCAAGGATATCTTGCGGCGGCTGGTGGAGATTCTGTATGAGCGGAACGATCACGACTTCCGGCGCGGAACATTCCGGGTGCGCGGGGATGTGATCGAGGTCTTCCCTACTTATGACGAGAATGCTTACCGGATTGAGTTGTTTGGGGACGAGATTGAGTCTTTGTCCCAGATCGATCCGTTGTTTGGGACAGTGAAACAGAAGTATGCGAGGCTGCCGATTTATCCCAAGAGCCACTATGTAGTGCAGCCGGAGCGCAAGGCGCAGGCTATCGAAACCATTGTGGCCGAGCTGGCGGATTGGGAGGCTGAGTTAGAGAAGCAGGGGCGAATGGTGGAGGCGCAGCGCATTCATCAGCGGGTGCGGTTTGACCTGGAGATGATTAAGTCGATGGGTTACTGTCATGGGATTGAGAATTACTCGCGGCACTTCAGCGGACGGCTGCCGGGTGAGCCTCCGCCGACGCTGCTGGATTACTTTCCGAGGGACTTTCTATTATTCGTCGATGAGTCGCATGTAACGATCCCGCAGGTGCACGGGATGTGGTTTGGCGACCAGAGCCGGAAGCAGAATCTGGTGGATTATGGGTTTCGGCTGCCTTCGGCAAGGGATAACAGGCCGCTGAAATTTGACGAGTTTGAAAACCGGATCAACCAGACGATTTATGTTTCGGCGACTCCGGGGCCGTATGAGCTGACCAAGGCGGCCGGGGTGGTGGTGGAGCAGGTCATTCGGCCGACGGGGCTGATTGATCCGGAGGTTGAGATTCGTCCGGTGAAGGGGCAGATTGACGACTTGCTGGGGGAGATTCGCGACCGGGCGAAGCGCAATGAACGGGTGCTGGTGACGACGCTGACCAAACGTATGTCCGAAGACCTGGCGGGGTATTACACCGAGGTCGGCGTGCGCTGCCGGTATATGCACTCGGAGATTGAGACGCTGGAGCGGATCAAGATTCTGGCGGGGCTGCGCAAAGGTGAGTATGACGTGCTGATCGGGATCAATCTGCTGCGGGAGGGGTTGGATCTGCCGGAGGTTTCGCTCGTCGCGATTCTGGATGCGGACAAGGAAGGTTTTTTGCGGTCGACGGGGGCGCTGATTCAGACGATTGGGCGCGCGGCGAGAAATGTCGAGGGTCGGGCGATTTTGTATGCCGACAGGATGACGGATTCGATGCGCCGGGCGATTGACGAGACGGACCGAAGACGTGAGATTCAAAGAGCTTACAACCTGGAGCATGGGATTACGCCGCAGTCGATTTTGAGCAAGCTGGAGAATTCTCTGGCGGCGATTTTGAAGGCGGAATATGGCGATCCACTGGAGGAAGCGGCGGAGGGAATGCCGGAGTTTGCCTCGCAGGCTGAGCTGGATAAGTACCTGGAGGGGATGGAGGCGCAGATGCGGGAGGCGGCCAAGAAATTTGAGTTTGAGAAGGCGGCGAAGTTGCGGGACACCATCAAGGAGCTGCGGGCGAAGGAGTTCTTGTTCGGTTAG